The window CTTCAATGGGATATCAATCTCGTAAAAATCTTCTTCCTGTGAAAAGATTCAGAGGTAAAATGAGATTGGAAGTCATTTACGTGCACCATGAAAGATCAAATTTTCTTGACATAGAGTGGAACACTGAGGAACAGTATTAAGTAGCGCAAGTACCTTCATTTGAGTGAAATCTATCATGTGAAACATTGGAGGAGCCACTAATACTCTTGGATCAAATGCATCAACCACGGGCTGTGAAATCAAAAGATGTAATTCATTAATACTGGTTATGATGAGTATAACCAAATACGTTAGTTGGTATAAATAGATATTTACAAAAAAGCTTGGGTGATAATAGATATACCTGAGAAAAATAACCTTGGTGTGCTGATCCATATAGAGGTGTCAGATCAACTCCATAATAGTTCTGCTGTTGCCAAAACATAGCCTGCATAGAGGGGGAATTTGTATTAATGAATGATTGAGACTgcaaaccaaaattaaactaaCCCAACAAGCTTAGGCAAATTTTCTGGGAAATACTGCTTAGAATAAAACAGAGGCTACCTTATTTGCCATCTCAATAAATAAGAATTCATCGGAAAATGGTGCCATGTGAATCCTACAGAGATAGAATTAAATGAGTGAAGACTTGGtaagaaataaaagaaggaAACGCTATCAAAGGTTGACTTTACCTTCCGACAGTGGGAAACATTTTGCCCTTGGGAGACATAAAACGATCCCTAGCAATTACATATGATTCTAACATTCTCTCGTTGACCAATAAGGTGCCTGGTGCAGAACATAAGACATGTCATTTAAATGATTAATGGAACTTTCAATCACTAGTGATATATCTTTTCTCTAACAAAGTTTTTGCTTGTCTAAAGATTCtaagtttccaatttttaggaaaaaaacacatttaaagACTATCTCTGAGACACATACCCATCGGTTCAGATATCAAAATATCTGCTTTCTCAGGCAAGTCGATATCCTCAACTTTACCCTTAATGACCTACACTTGTGCCAGTTTCAACATCATCAGAAAAATACATCTatcacaaatatatatgatgatcaaAACTGAATTAGGAGTCTTACTGTGATCCGTTCAGCGAATAGTGGGTTTCCAGCAATCAGTTTACGTGCATACTCAGCCATTTCTGATGCTTCAACCGCATACACATGCTTGGCACCAGCCTAATTtagcaaaaaatataaatatgcatCAAGAAGACAGAAGAAAAAATGCACAAGTACCATAACCACCTGATAGCTATGACAGCCGCCGTCACCAAGGTATATAACTAGAAAAGAGTTCACATTTACTTTGGTACTTCTGTCTATTGCATTTACGGATCATCAATTCTACTCGGTGGATTAAGGCAAGTGTAGGTTGGAATCAGAGATGTAATTGTAAAAGAGAGCGAGGACTTCTCAATAAACAACTCCCCTTTAGTCTTTATTCATTTTCTAACTTTACagataaaattatctatcaacTTATTCTTGTTCGAGCATACCAAAATTCTTAATTCTGTAACCTTTAGCCTAAATATTACCTGGGCAGCAAACATTGACAAAATGCCACTCCCAGCACCCACATCGACCACAATACGACCAGCAAAATCTGAACGATTCTCCATGACTGCAGCGTAATATGTACCTGAAGACATGTATAAGGTTCATAAAGAGCTATTCCAGGGCAAAGAAACGgtgaaaagaaaactgaaacagttctgaaacaaacaacacattGAGACCAGATGTTTTACCTGTCCTAACATAATCTTGAAGCATATTTTGCTGATGTAGAAGTTGTCCATAATAATGGAAATACATTTTTGCCGAGGAAGCCTCTATCTTATTGTCAAACTTGCTTTTTTTAGCTGAAACTGTTCCATTTTGCAAGGATGATCCTAGAAacggaaaaaaagagaagacagtAAAGGAGAATGCACAAATATTATGCATAGATTTTGAAATGGGCAAAATGATAGTGAAGAGTGGATAGTGAATGCACAAATAGCCAGAACAAACTTAAATTCTGGTATAGCTAGTCTATAATGGGTTTCAGAATCTTTCTTAAGTAAAAGCGAAAATAAGGCATACATGGTAATACATCTCTAAATGATACAAAGGCTCACCTTGAACAACAGCATCCTTTGTCCACTCTTCAAAAGAATCACAAAAATCCTTGCTATCCTTctcagttttaaattttatattgactCCTTGGGAGAATGATTTCTgtttccaaaagaaaacttattaaatgaatcatgaagaaaaataaaccaaacatcTTGTAACACATTATTGATAAGGCACTCAAGGATATATCAAGAAGACGAAACAAGATATTCAATTTCAAGAATAACAATAGAAATTGATCTGAAAAGTAACGTACCTCCTCTGTTGAACTCGAACTATCAGATACACAGATGAAATGGACTGGCCCCAACTTGAATaactgagaaagaaagaaaaaacataaacaaagatgTAATACGATCAACGCATGCCTTCTCAGACGTAACAAGACCCCaataataagattataaaaCATAAGCCTAATCAGCTTTACTAAAAATTCAACCTTACAGACTTTAAAATATTTGCTTCAGTCGTAATATTAGTATGAACACCAATCATCTCTTCTAAAAATATCTCAGACAAATTGTGAAGCAACAATGTGGAACAAAGTAATTTCAAGAAATAATAACAACAGAGTTTTGATTCTTCCTaaaattcatcatcttcatgtaTCAAAGAAAcgtttcacaaaaataaaaaaaatccaaaccgataaaaaaaaaacaagaggaacAGTAACATAAGAATGTGAATCGACATTGACCTGAGCTGAAGCGAGATCAAAATTGAAGCAATGGGTCGAATCGGATGGCAGAAATCGGAGCTCCGTGACTCCATCAACGCAGGAAAACGTAGCTACAGCTGGAGAGGACGACGAAacggaagaagaggagagatcaGTGACCGATTCTAGAGAGAACTCCATCTGCTCAAGCTTTTTCACTGAAGAGACCTCCATTTTTACAAAAACGCTACGAAGAATGTACAGATAGATACAGTCTCCTCTCCTCTTCTGTTTGTGTGTAAAACGAAGCTTTTaacaattttagggtttttctttctGCCTGAGAGAGGGAGTGAGAGAGATAAAGCCGCCAAAAGGATTAATGAAACGGTGGCAGTTGCGTAATTTACTTACGACTCTATAGTAATTGTCTACTTTTATTTAAGCCATGTAACCAAAAGCCTTTCGACATGGGAGTAATATCGAATACCAGTCGTATtaccaatctatctatctagaaACTCTTTTTCATATCGGTTTTTTAGAAACAGAAATCCGTGGAAATACggaaataaataatagaaacatgatttttagaaatttttgtttacaaatacGATGAAAATTCTGTTTCCGTTTTGGAAACACCGTTTGTGTTTTAAAAACACCGTTTTCTGTTTTGGAAATACGGAAATgttttttagtttgaaaatttaataaataaatatttaaaatataaaagttaattatactgtacatagaaatatataatattattagtgttttaatttaagtatttaatatttatattttgaattcttgttgtttcaaatattctttttgatattattttaatatatagtgttttataatatatatatatatatatatacataatgtatatatgtatatatatatgtttctaaaacgtttccattttctaattttttaaaaaaaattgtttctgaTTTTCGAAACTTTTCAGCTTCAGATTATCTGTTTCCATGCAACCTAGTTAGCAAATTCATAGATCAAAAAGTTCGAATGTCATGGGATCAACGAGTTCTGCTGCGAAATAAAAAAGCTCGCATTGGTTTGGAAACGAAcgatattttttaattcttcattACAAAAGAGAAGAGTTATCCAAAATCATCtactttgaaaaaaaactaaccaaCACATATCCTAACTAAGTAGCTTTGCAGGTTTTTTTGTTATGTCCTAGTCCCTTGCATTTGCTACATTGTAGCTGACGTTTTATCATGTCAAACTGCTcaaccttcttcatcttcggTCTTCCCGGTGTTCTCCTTGTTGGTGGAGGAGTCACGCTAACTAACCCCTCGGGAGCCTCGTCCAGCATCATCCTGTCCATGTTCGGCACAGGTTGAATCGACTCTGCGTACATTAAACGGTGACTCTCTACAGTTAAGTATGTAGAGCAGTACTCATATGGGCTTTTCCCTATGCATTGGATAACAACAATCGCATGGCTACAAGGTAACCCAGTTAGCCGCCACATCTTGCAGTCACAATCACACTGATTGATATCAACTATGTTGACAGAAGATTCTCCTCCATGAACCTGGAATAAGCTACCTTCTGGTGATGAAACCTGAAGTGAATGCGCAAGTTCTATTTCTTTCTGTAACTTCTCCTCGTTAGATGGTGTTAGAGCTGTGACCCATTCCCGTGATTCAACCTGATGGGTATAAATTGATTGCATCATCTTTGCTCGAAATTCATCAATCATTTGGGTAATGGGAAACTCATGTGCTTCAGATACCCAGCTGTAAAAGTCTAGCCCAAAGGTTGAGTACATCTGGTTATATCTCTCTCCTTGGAATAGGGCATTTGCCCAATGGTGCGGTTCATTTTCTATAACCCAGTTGTAAGCATCAGGAGATATACTTTTTATATTCTCCAAGGCACTGTAATAACCCTCTAGTGTTGTTGCATACGCCACAGAGTAGAAATCATTGAGCATATACCGTCTTGCTTCATTAGAAAACTGCCCCTTCAAGTCCACATTTAATTTTTCAGCGAGCTGGCGTAGACAATATGCGTGGTGTGCATCTTCAAAGACCTGCGCTATTGCATTCTTCAGACCATTCTGGATATCGGCAACAAATGTGATTCTTCGCGACTCAGACAATGCAGATTTGAGTTGTTCCAAAAACCAAAGCCAGTTCTCTTCTGTCTCTGAATCCACAATAGCAAAGGCTACTGGAAATATGCCATCTTCAGCATCGCAAGCTGTTGCAACGAGCATAACCCCTTGGTATTTTGAGTTTAAGATAGCGTTGTCAAGGAAAAGAAGAGGACGGGAACCTTGTTTAAACCCAGATATTGAAGCATAAAACGATATGAAAAGACGATGAAAGCTCGAATCTTCCTTTGTCATGAAAGTGGCAATACTGCCAGGATTtgtctccttcatcttctcacAGATTAAGGGAAGCTGACTATACGCCTCTTTATAAGAACCTTGGAGCTGCTCTCGGGCAATCTCTTTCGCTCTCCATGCCTGTGAGTAATTCAACTGAATACCATACTCTTTCTTTATGTCCTCAGCAATATCCTTGGGCTTGTAGTCTGGGAAGGCTTTCAACTTCTCTTTCAAGATGGTTCTTACCCATCCTCTAGTTGCACGGTAACCAGGTTTGATGACTGCTCTCTCACACGTGTGCCTTGGGTTCATTTTCTTGATACATATCAACTGAGTCGTTGATAGCCTCGCTGCAGTGATACGCCATGGACAACCTTGAGCTTTGCATTTAACAGAAACTCGATGGCTGTCAATTTTCTTGTATCTGTAAGCAAAACCATGGGCGACTGAGTACTTGTGCAATGCATCTCTGAATTCAATAAAGGTATTAAACCGTTGATCAACACCCGTGATGACGTTTTCCCACTGCTGTATCCCTGTGTTATGTTTCTgatcaaccaaaacaaaattgcaCGGTAAAGGACTATCATCAGGCATATCCATTTCAATTTGAAAATCATCTGATATATCCTCCTCGACAACATCTCCTGCAGTACAAACTGCAGGTACCACCCCTTCTGATGCCGTTGTCCTACTAGACCTGTAGAAGCAATTCACACATTAGCTAATTTGTTATTACCTAATTCAGACATGAGATCAATGTGCTTTTCATTAAATTGTTTCATTAGCTACAAACAACTTAGACAGAACCATACAATTCTCTAACTATGATCAGCTCAATGGACCAACACAAGTTCTAGAACAAAGGAAGTagaacaaagcaaaagaaaacatctACCTACTGGCTGGCATGGTGGAGAGATTTTTGGCAGCAACTTCCTCAGGAATGACGAAGATCTCGACAGTCC is drawn from Camelina sativa cultivar DH55 chromosome 1, Cs, whole genome shotgun sequence and contains these coding sequences:
- the LOC104728994 gene encoding probable histone-arginine methyltransferase 1.3 isoform X2; protein product: MEVSSVKKLEQMEFSLESVTDLSSSSVSSSSPAVATFSCVDGVTELRFLPSDSTHCFNFDLASAQLFKLGPVHFICVSDSSSSTEEKSFSQGVNIKFKTEKDSKDFCDSFEEWTKDAVVQGSSLQNGTVSAKKSKFDNKIEASSAKMYFHYYGQLLHQQNMLQDYVRTGTYYAAVMENRSDFAGRIVVDVGAGSGILSMFAAQAGAKHVYAVEASEMAEYARKLIAGNPLFAERITVIKGKVEDIDLPEKADILISEPMGTLLVNERMLESYVIARDRFMSPKGKMFPTVGRIHMAPFSDEFLFIEMANKAMFWQQQNYYGVDLTPLYGSAHQGYFSQPVVDAFDPRVLVAPPMFHMIDFTQMKEEDFYEIDIPLKFTASMCTRLHGLACWFDVLFDGSTVQRWLTTAPGAPTTHWYQIRCVLSQPIYVMAGQEITGRLHLIAHSAQSYTIDLTLSAKMWGPGASQGGILQSSTCKFDLKEPYYRMSQPQAYPVAQEPPLQPQPELSTQDIQTQNDELEEELLQQPPQNPSTQL
- the LOC104728994 gene encoding probable histone-arginine methyltransferase 1.3 isoform X1, yielding MEVSSVKKLEQMEFSLESVTDLSSSSVSSSSPAVATFSCVDGVTELRFLPSDSTHCFNFDLASAQLFKLGPVHFICVSDSSSSTEEKSFSQGVNIKFKTEKDSKDFCDSFEEWTKDAVVQGSSLQNGTVSAKKSKFDNKIEASSAKMYFHYYGQLLHQQNMLQDYVRTGTYYAAVMENRSDFAGRIVVDVGAGSGILSMFAAQAGAKHVYAVEASEMAEYARKLIAGNPLFAERITVIKGKVEDIDLPEKADILISEPMGTLLVNERMLESYVIARDRFMSPKGKMFPTVGRIHMAPFSDEFLFIEMANKAMFWQQQNYYGVDLTPLYGSAHQGYFSQPVVDAFDPRVLVAPPMFHMIDFTQMKEEDFYEIDIPLKFTASMCTRLHGLACWFDVLFDGSTVQRWLTTAPGAPTTHWYQIRCVLSQPIYVMAGQEITGRLHLIAHSAQSYTIDLTLSAKMWGPGASQGGILQSSTCKFDLKEPYYRMSQPQAYPVAQEPPLQPQPELSTQQDIQTQNDELEEELLQQPPQNPSTQL
- the LOC104729121 gene encoding uncharacterized protein LOC104729121, whose product is MATNKVIAICQSGGEFVTIKDGTLSYSGGDAFAIHIDQNTSMSDFKSELAENFGFGLEAMTLKYFLPGNKKTLITISKDKDFKRMVTFSADAGTVEIFVIPEEVAAKNLSTMPASRSSRTTASEGVVPAVCTAGDVVEEDISDDFQIEMDMPDDSPLPCNFVLVDQKHNTGIQQWENVITGVDQRFNTFIEFRDALHKYSVAHGFAYRYKKIDSHRVSVKCKAQGCPWRITAARLSTTQLICIKKMNPRHTCERAVIKPGYRATRGWVRTILKEKLKAFPDYKPKDIAEDIKKEYGIQLNYSQAWRAKEIAREQLQGSYKEAYSQLPLICEKMKETNPGSIATFMTKEDSSFHRLFISFYASISGFKQGSRPLLFLDNAILNSKYQGVMLVATACDAEDGIFPVAFAIVDSETEENWLWFLEQLKSALSESRRITFVADIQNGLKNAIAQVFEDAHHAYCLRQLAEKLNVDLKGQFSNEARRYMLNDFYSVAYATTLEGYYSALENIKSISPDAYNWVIENEPHHWANALFQGERYNQMYSTFGLDFYSWVSEAHEFPITQMIDEFRAKMMQSIYTHQVESREWVTALTPSNEEKLQKEIELAHSLQVSSPEGSLFQVHGGESSVNIVDINQCDCDCKMWRLTGLPCSHAIVVIQCIGKSPYEYCSTYLTVESHRLMYAESIQPVPNMDRMMLDEAPEGLVSVTPPPTRRTPGRPKMKKVEQFDMIKRQLQCSKCKGLGHNKKTCKAT